The genomic region GGATCGCCGTGACATCTATCAGGCGCGCGGCTTCCACCAGATCGAGGAGCTAATGCGCTACCAGTGCCGCCCCGGCGCACCGCTGCCCGAGGTAAGGGCCGCGGTGGTGCGCGACACAGACGCCGACGACATCAAGCCGCTGCAATGCATCGACGAGGCGGCCTTCGATCAGATGTGGCGCAACGATCCGTCGGTAATGGCCGCCTGGGTCAACCGCCGCAACTCGTACCGCACACGAGTAGTGGAGTACGAAGGCTCACCTGCCGGGTTCTCCACCTTTCGCCACGTCCCCGAGCTGCGTTGCGGCTACTACATCCGCACCGCGGTCGAACCTGCGCTCCAGGGCCGCGGTCTGGGCCGGGCGCTGCTCGCCGACGCCATCGGCTGGTTCGGCAAGCAGCAGACCGAGGTTGTGGAACTGACCACCCAGGTCTGGAACAGCGTCAGCCGCAGGCTCTACGAGGAGTTCGGCTTCGAGTCCAAGGAGCGGCTGGCCGTGCTGGTG from Candidatus Alcyoniella australis harbors:
- a CDS encoding GNAT family N-acetyltransferase, translated to MIGNGDAMPGRRETVNNVSTLLKALINRTGVIEVETEAGIYLVEVARHDPTEAFLKKRGQEHTLGISQAVEAGRAFMATDPQGSTRALISLLARREDEDGHAGLLILEQELHQSVPRAVESALLDRIIAVRHNYIRIHTYWVLEDRRDIYQARGFHQIEELMRYQCRPGAPLPEVRAAVVRDTDADDIKPLQCIDEAAFDQMWRNDPSVMAAWVNRRNSYRTRVVEYEGSPAGFSTFRHVPELRCGYYIRTAVEPALQGRGLGRALLADAIGWFGKQQTEVVELTTQVWNSVSRRLYEEFGFESKERLAVLVLDRAAPSEQEAE